A stretch of the Myxosarcina sp. GI1 genome encodes the following:
- the thpR gene encoding RNA 2',3'-cyclic phosphodiesterase, translated as MSDRLRLFVGVFPSLSTQQQLRQKAENYSQKLKTKVRILAPELLHLTIEFIGEVDATQLNDLTKAFLKAKGKLPAASLQIKQLMLFPSHRKPRVVAAAVERSPELDFIFQFFNEGFSDLGIIAERRSFIPHITVARSRHWQKETIFLTPFQLVEPVASVALVSSQLSPKGAKYEILASVWLQNA; from the coding sequence ATGAGCGATCGGTTGCGTCTTTTTGTAGGTGTTTTTCCGAGCCTATCGACTCAACAACAACTTAGACAAAAAGCCGAAAACTATTCTCAAAAGCTCAAAACTAAGGTGCGAATTTTAGCACCAGAGCTTTTGCATTTAACGATCGAGTTTATTGGCGAGGTAGATGCAACTCAACTCAACGATCTTACCAAAGCATTTCTCAAAGCTAAGGGCAAATTGCCTGCTGCATCACTTCAAATTAAGCAACTAATGCTCTTTCCTTCCCACCGCAAGCCTCGCGTAGTAGCTGCTGCTGTAGAGCGATCGCCAGAGTTGGACTTCATATTTCAATTTTTCAATGAAGGTTTTTCTGACTTAGGAATAATTGCCGAGCGACGCTCATTTATTCCTCACATCACTGTGGCGCGATCGCGTCATTGGCAAAAAGAAACTATTTTTCTTACTCCATTTCAATTAGTCGAACCAGTTGCATCAGTCGCTTTGGTTAGTTCTCAACTAAGTCCAAAAGGGGCAAAGTATGAAATCCTTGCATCTGTCTGGTTACAAAATGCTTAG
- the shc gene encoding squalene--hopene cyclase — translation MPTKNRATQQTVAEAIACSQNYLLSIQYPDGYWWGELESNVTITAEVVLLHKIWGTERSIPQEKIQNYLRSQQREHGGWELFYGDGGELSTSVEAYLALRLLGVSPEDPALVSAKHFIRQRGGISKTRIFTKLHLALIGCYQWRGIPSLPPWIMLLPNEFPVNIYEMSSWARGSTVPLLIVCDRQPVFKTDPAINLDELYPEGINNVRYELPCNNNWTDIFLALDEGFKFAEAHNLVPFREQGIAAAEKWVLERQEATGDWGGIIPAMLNSMLALRTLNYNADDPIVRRGLQAIANFAIETEDSYRIQPCVSPVWDTAWCLRAFVESGMNPQHSAVVKGGEWLLDKQIFDYGDWAVKNNRATPGGWAFEFDNRFYPDVDDSAVVVMALAGIELPDKAIKRQAIARCLGWIASMQCKPGGWAAFDVDNDLDLLNSIPYGDLKAMIDPNTADVTARVLEMLGKCDLTIDEKQFNKAIAYLLVEQEPDGSWFGRWGVNYIYGTSGALSALTVIAPEACKANINRGAIWLVSCQNHDGGWGESCQSYQNAALKGKGLSTASQTAWALIGLIDAMNATEFDARQAISTGINYLLATQQSDGTWNEAEFTGTGFPCHFYLKYHLYQQYFPLIALGKYYKSKIYKNDKGI, via the coding sequence ATGCCAACCAAAAATAGAGCAACTCAGCAGACAGTAGCAGAAGCGATCGCCTGTAGCCAAAATTATTTACTTTCTATTCAATATCCCGATGGCTATTGGTGGGGGGAATTAGAATCAAATGTTACTATTACCGCCGAAGTAGTTTTATTACATAAAATTTGGGGAACCGAACGCAGTATTCCTCAAGAAAAAATCCAAAATTACTTGCGATCGCAACAGCGCGAACACGGGGGTTGGGAGTTATTTTACGGCGATGGTGGCGAACTTTCTACTTCTGTCGAAGCTTATCTGGCGTTGCGTTTATTGGGAGTATCTCCAGAAGATCCTGCATTAGTATCTGCCAAGCACTTTATTCGGCAACGCGGTGGCATTAGTAAAACCCGTATTTTTACCAAACTGCATTTAGCTTTGATTGGTTGTTATCAGTGGCGGGGAATTCCTTCACTTCCTCCCTGGATCATGCTGTTGCCCAATGAATTCCCTGTCAATATCTATGAGATGTCTAGTTGGGCGCGTGGCAGTACCGTACCTTTACTCATAGTTTGCGATCGCCAGCCTGTATTTAAAACAGATCCTGCAATTAATTTGGATGAACTGTATCCAGAAGGTATTAACAATGTGCGCTACGAATTACCCTGTAATAACAACTGGACGGATATCTTTTTAGCCTTGGATGAAGGGTTTAAATTTGCCGAAGCTCATAATTTAGTTCCCTTTCGAGAACAAGGTATCGCCGCTGCTGAAAAATGGGTTTTAGAAAGACAAGAAGCTACGGGAGACTGGGGCGGAATTATTCCTGCAATGCTGAATTCTATGCTGGCTTTACGCACTCTCAATTACAATGCTGACGATCCGATTGTGCGACGGGGTTTGCAGGCGATCGCAAATTTTGCCATCGAAACTGAAGATAGCTACAGAATACAGCCCTGTGTTTCTCCAGTTTGGGATACGGCTTGGTGTTTGCGAGCATTTGTCGAGTCGGGAATGAACCCCCAGCATTCTGCTGTAGTTAAGGGCGGCGAATGGTTATTAGACAAGCAAATTTTTGATTATGGAGATTGGGCAGTAAAAAATAACCGCGCTACTCCAGGAGGTTGGGCATTTGAATTTGACAATCGCTTTTACCCCGATGTAGATGATTCTGCTGTAGTAGTGATGGCGTTAGCAGGGATCGAATTACCAGATAAAGCTATAAAACGACAGGCGATCGCTAGATGTCTCGGATGGATTGCCAGTATGCAGTGTAAACCAGGTGGCTGGGCGGCTTTTGATGTAGATAACGATCTAGATTTACTTAACTCAATACCCTATGGCGATCTTAAGGCTATGATTGATCCCAATACTGCCGATGTAACCGCTAGAGTATTAGAAATGCTGGGTAAATGCGATCTGACTATAGATGAAAAACAGTTTAATAAAGCGATCGCTTATTTGCTTGTTGAACAAGAACCCGATGGCAGTTGGTTTGGCAGGTGGGGCGTAAACTATATATATGGTACTAGTGGCGCACTCTCAGCCCTAACCGTGATTGCGCCTGAAGCTTGTAAGGCAAACATAAATCGAGGCGCGATTTGGTTGGTAAGCTGTCAAAATCACGACGGTGGCTGGGGTGAATCTTGTCAGAGTTATCAAAACGCCGCTTTAAAAGGCAAAGGACTTAGCACTGCCTCACAAACGGCTTGGGCGTTAATTGGTTTAATCGATGCCATGAATGCTACTGAATTTGATGCTCGTCAAGCGATCTCTACAGGAATTAACTATCTTTTAGCTACGCAACAGTCAGACGGAACTTGGAACGAAGCTGAATTTACTGGCACTGGCTTTCCCTGTCACTTCTATTTAAAATATCATCTCTATCAGCAATATTTTCCATTAATAGCTTTGGGAAAATATTACAAATCTAAAATTTATAAAAACGACAAAGGAATATGA
- the modA gene encoding molybdate ABC transporter substrate-binding protein produces the protein MKQSTLRNIVKGSLFLGLATLGSYKLATIQPATTESKVVKTELIISAAASMKDVLEAIAPVYERANPHIKLVYNFASSGTLQHQIERGAPVDIFISAAAKQMNYLAAKNLLLSETRQDLLKNQMVLVVPKNAAKIDDFNDLKNGSIDRIALGEPKSVPAGKYASEILTALNLSNAVKSKTVYGKDVRQVLNYVATGNTDAGIVYQTDAKTSDRVKVVATAPEPTHSPVVYPVAVIKDSKNIKAAKKLMEFLFTPEAQAVFKQYGFTPLSR, from the coding sequence ATGAAACAAAGTACTTTAAGGAACATTGTCAAGGGTTCGCTCTTTTTAGGTTTAGCAACCCTTGGTTCTTATAAGTTGGCTACAATTCAACCTGCAACCACCGAAAGCAAAGTTGTCAAAACTGAGTTGATTATTTCTGCTGCTGCCAGTATGAAAGATGTATTAGAAGCGATCGCTCCAGTTTACGAACGAGCTAATCCTCATATAAAACTTGTATATAACTTTGCCTCCTCTGGTACTTTACAGCATCAAATAGAGCGTGGTGCGCCCGTAGATATTTTTATCTCTGCGGCTGCCAAACAAATGAATTATCTGGCAGCCAAAAACTTATTACTTAGCGAAACTCGTCAAGATTTGCTTAAAAATCAGATGGTGTTGGTAGTACCTAAAAATGCAGCTAAAATTGATGACTTTAACGATCTAAAAAATGGCAGCATAGATCGAATTGCTTTGGGAGAACCTAAAAGCGTTCCCGCAGGTAAATATGCCAGCGAAATATTAACTGCTCTTAATTTAAGTAATGCAGTTAAATCCAAAACCGTCTATGGCAAAGACGTAAGGCAAGTTCTTAACTATGTAGCTACAGGCAATACCGATGCGGGAATAGTCTATCAAACCGATGCTAAAACTAGCGATCGCGTTAAAGTAGTTGCCACCGCACCAGAACCAACCCATTCTCCCGTCGTCTATCCTGTTGCAGTAATAAAAGACAGTAAAAATATTAAAGCTGCTAAAAAGCTGATGGAGTTTTTGTTTACTCCTGAAGCCCAAGCCGTATTCAAACAGTATGGTTTTACACCGCTAAGTCGCTAG
- a CDS encoding acetoacetate decarboxylase family protein, whose translation MNYPSPPWKLKGSAIQSLNLIDVDKARLHIPPELDIISILPGKTLGGIYISAYKTGSVLQYNELIVVAGLTRHGNKIGAWISHIYVDSETSVAGGREIWGLPKEMAEFTWERNRVEVKQGDRLLCSVKYQPSWFNLAPWWQPQFIAMAFGGLKTNLLLFVNQFSADIALLSGEASIPQNSPFASLNLDRTLFTFKLDRLNLNTGVPKIAGTKSTLGSTAI comes from the coding sequence ATGAATTATCCATCACCACCCTGGAAGCTTAAAGGATCTGCCATTCAATCGCTAAATCTTATCGATGTAGATAAAGCACGTTTGCATATTCCTCCAGAATTAGACATAATTTCGATTTTACCAGGTAAAACCCTGGGTGGAATCTACATATCTGCTTATAAGACTGGTTCGGTGTTGCAATACAACGAATTAATCGTGGTTGCTGGCTTGACTCGTCATGGAAATAAAATTGGTGCCTGGATTTCCCATATCTATGTCGATAGTGAAACTTCGGTTGCTGGCGGTAGAGAAATCTGGGGACTTCCCAAAGAAATGGCTGAATTTACCTGGGAACGAAATCGAGTAGAAGTAAAACAAGGCGATCGCCTTTTATGTAGCGTAAAATATCAGCCTAGCTGGTTTAATTTAGCTCCTTGGTGGCAACCTCAATTTATTGCTATGGCTTTTGGCGGTTTGAAAACAAACCTATTGTTGTTTGTCAATCAGTTTTCTGCCGATATTGCTTTACTTTCTGGGGAAGCCTCGATACCTCAAAATAGTCCTTTTGCCTCTTTAAATTTAGACCGAACGTTGTTTACCTTCAAATTAGATCGTCTAAATTTGAATACTGGCGTACCAAAGATAGCAGGAACAAAATCTACCCTCGGATCGACCGCTATTTAA
- a CDS encoding isoprenylcysteine carboxylmethyltransferase family protein has protein sequence MKIKHSINTHKLLTFAFVLGLMVFYDNFTIAAWVYLALHGTYGIMWLLKDSLYPDKQWEAETSIPMGIFNFIMLGLYWVAPFLLISNYVEPPFALIAAAIAINITGTVLHYGSDAQKYFTLKHRSGLITEGFFSRSRNPNYLGEILIYLSFALLAQHWLPFVILGFVVATTLVPNMLKKDKSLSRYSEFAAYKERSGILLPKIFISHSTSSATADS, from the coding sequence ATGAAAATCAAACACTCAATTAATACTCACAAATTGCTTACTTTTGCTTTCGTTTTAGGATTGATGGTCTTTTATGACAATTTTACTATTGCAGCTTGGGTCTATCTGGCTCTACATGGAACTTATGGCATCATGTGGCTGTTAAAAGATAGTTTGTATCCAGATAAGCAGTGGGAAGCAGAAACATCTATTCCGATGGGAATATTTAATTTTATTATGCTCGGTTTATATTGGGTTGCACCTTTTTTATTGATTAGCAACTATGTCGAACCTCCCTTTGCCCTGATTGCAGCAGCGATCGCCATTAATATTACAGGAACAGTTTTACACTACGGTAGCGATGCTCAGAAATATTTCACTCTCAAACATAGATCGGGCTTAATTACCGAAGGCTTTTTTAGCCGCAGTCGCAACCCCAACTATCTAGGCGAAATTCTGATTTATCTCAGCTTTGCCCTGCTGGCACAACACTGGTTACCCTTTGTCATTTTAGGATTTGTGGTCGCTACTACCTTGGTTCCCAATATGCTGAAAAAAGACAAATCTCTATCTCGCTACTCAGAGTTTGCAGCTTATAAAGAGCGTTCTGGCATATTATTACCCAAGATATTTATATCCCATTCTACTTCTTCAGCGACCGCCGATTCTTGA
- the sir gene encoding sulfite reductase, ferredoxin dependent, protein MVQTPIPQHEKDKKVSKLEQLKERSDFLREPLASELKNDSTHFSNDALQILKYHGSYQQDNRDNRAKGQEKDYQMMLRTRNPGGYIPPELYLTLDKLSEEYGNHTLRVTTRQGFQVHGILKQNLKTAISDIVRNMGSTLGACGDVNRNVLAPPAPFKNKPEYLYAWEYAEKIADLLTPQTGAYYEIWLDGEKAISAEEAPEVKAARERNGNGTVFKEGEEPIYGEHYMPRKFKIALTVPGDNSIDVYTNDISLVVITNEGGELEGFNVLAGGGLGRTHNKEETFARMSDEIGFIAKEDVYDLVKAIVATQRDYGDRYNRRHARMKYLLYDWGVDKFKAKLEEYFGKAIAPFRDLPEWKYQDYLGWYEQGDGKLFFGISVENGRVKDKGNWQLKTALREIVEQYNLPLRLSANHNILIYDIAPEQKEEIAKILQQRGIETNPDAIDPLVRYSIACPALPTCGLAIAESERALPGIIDRLRTLLNKLSMSEEHFVVRMTGCPNGCARPYMAELGFVGSAPDKYQVWLGGTPDQTQLAQPYEQRMPIEDLESFLEPILIYFKQERQTGESFGTFCDRVGFDAIRQFSANYTLGSYMEDTSKKRKFRKNQRRVSVPDELFPRLKEVAQKEGRPMNQIIAEALNDYFGKEKETQ, encoded by the coding sequence ATGGTACAGACTCCAATTCCTCAGCACGAAAAAGACAAAAAGGTATCGAAGTTAGAACAACTCAAAGAACGCAGCGACTTTTTAAGAGAACCGTTAGCTAGCGAACTGAAAAACGATAGTACCCATTTTAGTAATGATGCCCTGCAAATTCTCAAGTATCACGGTTCTTATCAGCAAGATAACCGCGATAATCGGGCTAAGGGTCAAGAAAAAGACTACCAGATGATGTTACGTACCCGCAATCCAGGCGGTTACATCCCACCCGAACTATATCTAACCTTAGATAAACTATCGGAAGAATACGGCAATCACACCCTCAGAGTTACTACTCGCCAGGGTTTTCAAGTACATGGTATTCTCAAACAAAATCTCAAAACTGCAATTTCTGACATCGTGCGGAATATGGGTTCGACGCTAGGGGCTTGTGGTGACGTTAACCGCAACGTTTTGGCTCCTCCCGCACCGTTTAAAAATAAGCCAGAATATTTATATGCCTGGGAATATGCCGAAAAGATTGCCGATTTATTGACACCGCAAACAGGTGCGTACTACGAAATTTGGCTAGACGGTGAAAAAGCGATTAGTGCTGAAGAAGCCCCAGAAGTAAAAGCGGCTAGAGAACGCAATGGTAATGGAACTGTCTTTAAAGAGGGTGAAGAACCAATTTACGGCGAACACTATATGCCCCGTAAGTTCAAAATCGCCCTGACCGTTCCTGGGGATAATTCTATTGATGTCTATACCAATGATATTAGTCTGGTAGTAATAACTAATGAGGGGGGAGAACTCGAAGGATTTAATGTGCTTGCAGGGGGTGGTTTGGGACGTACCCACAACAAAGAAGAAACCTTTGCTCGTATGAGCGATGAAATTGGCTTTATTGCCAAAGAAGACGTATACGATCTGGTAAAAGCTATTGTCGCTACCCAAAGAGATTATGGAGATCGCTACAATCGCCGTCATGCCAGAATGAAATATTTACTGTACGACTGGGGCGTAGATAAGTTTAAAGCCAAGCTAGAAGAGTATTTTGGCAAAGCGATCGCGCCATTTAGAGACTTACCAGAGTGGAAGTATCAAGACTATCTCGGCTGGTACGAACAGGGAGATGGTAAACTATTTTTTGGTATTTCTGTAGAAAATGGTCGGGTAAAAGATAAGGGTAATTGGCAGCTTAAAACCGCTTTAAGAGAAATTGTCGAGCAGTATAACCTACCTTTAAGACTCAGTGCCAACCACAACATTTTGATCTACGATATCGCGCCAGAGCAAAAAGAAGAAATTGCTAAAATCCTGCAACAAAGAGGTATAGAAACCAATCCAGACGCGATCGATCCTTTAGTGCGCTATTCGATTGCTTGCCCTGCTTTGCCTACCTGCGGTTTGGCTATTGCCGAATCGGAACGAGCTTTACCAGGAATTATCGATCGCCTGAGAACATTATTAAATAAACTCTCAATGTCAGAGGAACACTTTGTAGTTCGCATGACAGGATGTCCCAATGGTTGCGCTCGTCCCTATATGGCAGAATTAGGTTTTGTTGGTAGCGCGCCCGACAAGTATCAAGTTTGGTTGGGAGGTACTCCAGATCAAACCCAACTAGCTCAACCATACGAGCAAAGAATGCCAATTGAAGATTTGGAAAGCTTTTTAGAGCCGATTTTGATCTATTTTAAACAAGAAAGGCAGACGGGAGAAAGCTTTGGTACCTTCTGCGATCGCGTGGGATTTGATGCCATTCGACAATTTTCTGCCAATTACACATTAGGAAGCTATATGGAAGATACTAGTAAAAAACGCAAATTTCGTAAAAATCAACGACGCGTTAGCGTACCCGACGAGCTTTTTCCTCGTTTAAAGGAAGTGGCACAAAAAGAGGGAAGACCGATGAATCAAATTATTGCTGAAGCTCTAAATGATTACTTTGGTAAAGAAAAAGAAACACAGTAG
- a CDS encoding MSMEG_0570 family nitrogen starvation response protein: MPEINFQIQWPDGKTEICYSPSSVVKKYFVPEAEYELAEFVARARTALNLASDRVKAAYGFSCSRALGQLQQIETKASDYQQLTNPKVRFLKFIK, encoded by the coding sequence ATGCCAGAAATAAACTTTCAAATCCAATGGCCCGACGGTAAAACCGAAATCTGTTATTCTCCTTCTTCAGTTGTAAAAAAATACTTTGTGCCAGAAGCGGAATACGAGTTAGCAGAGTTTGTTGCTCGCGCTCGTACTGCTTTAAATCTTGCCAGCGATCGCGTCAAGGCTGCGTACGGATTTTCCTGTAGCAGAGCTTTAGGACAACTGCAACAGATAGAAACCAAGGCATCTGATTATCAACAATTAACCAATCCTAAAGTACGTTTTTTAAAGTTTATTAAATAA
- a CDS encoding response regulator, which translates to MEILIVEDEREIAEIIRECLEAEGFVCQVCYDGHSALQLFAERQPDLIVLDLRLPGMDGLEICTQIRQKSVVKDPYILMLTSRGEEIDRIIGLSTGADDYYIKPFSPRELVARVRALLRRRLRESNQSQVLRTKTFAIELEQHSVSRHLDGDSTELLDLSTSEFKLMALFLKHPGRVWERAQLIEKLWGDDFFGEERVIDTHIARLRKKIEPCPSNPIFIQTVIGVGYKFEDS; encoded by the coding sequence ATGGAGATTTTAATTGTTGAAGACGAACGCGAAATTGCCGAAATCATTCGCGAATGCCTAGAAGCTGAAGGATTTGTATGTCAGGTTTGTTACGACGGTCATTCTGCTTTACAGCTTTTTGCCGAACGACAACCCGATTTGATCGTACTCGATCTTAGATTACCAGGTATGGATGGTTTGGAAATATGTACTCAAATCCGCCAAAAATCCGTAGTCAAAGACCCCTATATCTTAATGTTGACTTCTAGAGGAGAAGAAATCGATCGCATTATTGGTCTATCGACAGGAGCAGATGACTACTACATCAAACCTTTCAGCCCTAGAGAATTAGTCGCCAGAGTACGGGCATTATTACGCCGTCGTCTTCGCGAGAGCAATCAGTCTCAGGTGTTGCGTACTAAAACTTTTGCGATCGAGCTAGAACAACACAGTGTAAGTCGTCATCTCGATGGCGACTCAACAGAACTGTTGGATTTATCGACTTCTGAGTTTAAATTAATGGCTTTATTTCTCAAGCATCCTGGAAGAGTTTGGGAACGAGCGCAATTAATTGAAAAACTCTGGGGAGATGATTTTTTTGGTGAAGAGCGAGTAATCGATACTCATATAGCCAGGTTACGTAAAAAAATCGAACCCTGCCCTAGTAATCCTATCTTTATTCAAACTGTAATTGGTGTGGGTTATAAATTTGAAGATTCATAG
- a CDS encoding cell wall metabolism sensor histidine kinase WalK: MKIHSWNPISLNLPTRLFFSHILVTIVAVTASSLVGNFFSSRFFQTQVRSLEGKGLTIHTANAQLLEIFESTWIHGNFWSLLIGTLAAAILSYWITKRIVLPLEHLETMVYQFANGKLNKRMPDLEIPELDRLATSFNRMASTLEDVEAKRKEIIDDLTHELRTPLTIIRGRLEEIADGIILPNSQIYFRLIRETKRLQRLVNDLQELSQAEAGNLPLKLQPTDLRYILVPLVERFAAQLLDSDRDLNLNCPNNLPYVMADSDRLEQILVNLLSNAIRHTPKGTIALKVWSEDRRVWISITDTGTGIPADELPYIFKRFWRSQKSRSQKYSGTGIGLAICRGLVRLHKGEIFVESRLGIGSTFKFFLPLAN, encoded by the coding sequence TTGAAGATTCATAGCTGGAACCCGATCTCACTCAATTTACCTACTCGCCTGTTTTTCTCGCATATTTTAGTTACTATTGTCGCCGTAACTGCATCTTCTCTGGTAGGTAATTTTTTTTCATCTCGTTTTTTTCAAACCCAAGTTAGAAGTTTAGAAGGAAAAGGGTTAACGATTCATACCGCTAACGCTCAACTGTTAGAAATATTTGAAAGCACCTGGATTCATGGCAATTTTTGGTCTTTATTAATCGGTACTTTAGCGGCAGCAATTTTGAGCTATTGGATAACTAAAAGGATCGTACTGCCGTTAGAGCATCTAGAAACAATGGTCTATCAGTTTGCCAACGGCAAATTAAACAAGCGAATGCCCGATTTAGAAATTCCCGAATTAGATCGTCTGGCAACGAGTTTCAATCGGATGGCATCTACTTTAGAAGATGTAGAAGCCAAAAGAAAAGAGATTATCGACGATTTAACTCACGAACTGCGAACACCACTAACTATTATTCGCGGTCGTTTGGAAGAAATTGCCGACGGAATTATCTTGCCTAATTCGCAAATTTATTTTCGACTAATTCGCGAAACTAAACGTTTACAACGTTTGGTCAACGATTTACAAGAGCTTTCTCAAGCTGAAGCTGGTAATTTACCGCTCAAGCTGCAGCCAACAGACCTGCGCTATATTCTAGTACCGTTGGTAGAAAGATTTGCCGCCCAACTACTCGATAGCGATCGCGACTTGAATTTAAACTGTCCGAACAATTTACCTTATGTCATGGCAGATAGCGATCGCCTGGAACAGATTTTAGTTAATTTACTGAGTAATGCGATTCGCCACACACCTAAAGGTACCATTGCTCTTAAAGTTTGGAGCGAAGATCGAAGAGTCTGGATATCTATAACGGATACGGGAACGGGAATTCCTGCTGATGAACTGCCTTATATCTTTAAACGTTTCTGGCGATCGCAAAAGTCCCGTTCTCAAAAATACAGTGGTACTGGTATTGGTTTGGCAATCTGTCGTGGCTTAGTTAGATTACACAAAGGTGAAATATTTGTTGAAAGTCGGTTGGGAATAGGCAGTACGTTTAAATTTTTCTTGCCTCTCGCTAATTAG
- a CDS encoding 2OG-Fe(II) oxygenase, with protein sequence MQLDLSALDNKNEIFNLKPFSQALELLRNRSKIWQQSYITAKPYPHLAIDNLFEPELLERLLAEFPQPEHRDWLVWNSTHESKTTSRGIDKLPIFTQMFCLWLNSREVIKAIEPIVGIDNLVGDPMFHGAGLHEMYRDGWLEMHADYTKHSSLPLMRRVNLLIYLNQDWDTSWGGELTLQDYENSNHRVSYAPYFNRTIIFPTTTKTFHGVPTPLTCPLERSRKLLSIYYWTPIAMPRLLKGGTSIRWATQQKRNSNKMLFRARLKRLAKRNFN encoded by the coding sequence ATGCAGCTTGATTTATCTGCGTTAGATAATAAAAACGAGATTTTTAATTTAAAACCTTTTTCTCAAGCTTTAGAGTTGCTTCGCAATCGCTCTAAAATTTGGCAACAGTCATATATTACAGCCAAACCCTATCCTCATTTAGCAATCGATAACCTGTTTGAACCAGAGTTACTCGAACGTTTGCTAGCAGAGTTTCCCCAACCCGAACATCGAGACTGGCTAGTTTGGAATTCTACCCATGAATCTAAAACTACTTCGCGTGGTATAGATAAATTGCCTATATTTACCCAAATGTTTTGTTTGTGGCTAAATTCCAGAGAGGTTATCAAAGCGATCGAACCAATTGTAGGAATTGATAATTTAGTTGGCGATCCTATGTTTCATGGTGCGGGTTTACATGAAATGTATCGAGACGGTTGGCTAGAAATGCACGCCGACTATACCAAACACTCTAGTTTACCTTTAATGCGTCGCGTCAATTTACTAATTTATCTCAACCAGGATTGGGATACTAGTTGGGGAGGAGAACTAACGTTACAAGATTACGAAAATTCTAATCACCGAGTTAGTTACGCTCCTTATTTTAATCGTACGATTATTTTTCCTACTACTACTAAAACCTTTCATGGTGTACCTACTCCCCTAACCTGTCCTTTGGAGCGCAGTCGCAAACTACTTTCGATCTACTATTGGACACCAATTGCCATGCCTCGATTGTTAAAAGGCGGCACTTCTATACGTTGGGCAACGCAACAAAAACGAAATTCAAACAAAATGCTGTTTAGAGCGCGCTTAAAAAGGCTCGCCAAGCGTAATTTTAATTAA
- a CDS encoding Crp/Fnr family transcriptional regulator has translation MLEISKPQWQQKLFKHGNTIISDLDHLWLINQGIVKTRTWNEEGRAIVLGYWGMGDVVGQYLSRINPYEIKCLTPVRATCVHREYWHYLSKELRRHQQDTEELLYIFRHKSLRQKVIKSLIFLVRKFGIESHNEKTKKIYLTHQELADFIGSNRPGITKTINELEREGSIERPDRSAIVLHNNLIKKSI, from the coding sequence ATGTTAGAAATTAGCAAACCTCAATGGCAACAAAAATTATTTAAACATGGTAATACAATAATTTCCGATCTCGATCACCTTTGGTTGATCAATCAAGGGATAGTTAAAACTAGAACCTGGAATGAAGAAGGAAGGGCGATTGTGTTAGGATACTGGGGAATGGGTGATGTAGTCGGTCAATATTTGTCGAGAATCAATCCCTATGAAATAAAGTGTTTGACACCCGTTAGAGCCACTTGCGTACACAGAGAATATTGGCATTATCTATCTAAGGAATTGCGTCGCCATCAACAAGATACAGAAGAACTATTGTATATCTTTCGCCATAAAAGTCTTCGTCAAAAAGTAATAAAATCTTTAATATTTTTAGTTAGAAAGTTTGGTATTGAATCTCATAATGAAAAAACAAAAAAAATTTACTTAACTCATCAGGAACTAGCAGATTTTATAGGAAGCAATAGACCTGGAATTACTAAAACTATTAACGAGTTAGAACGAGAGGGTTCGATCGAACGACCCGATCGCAGTGCTATTGTTTTGCACAACAATTTAATCAAAAAATCTATTTAA